The genomic region GACTTGGATGCTAAAGATCTAATATACGACGAAACGTTAGAGCATTATAAGTGCTACGTGAGGTCGATGGTGTATTTTAATCTTATTAGATATATACCTGCGTTTTAGTGGAAAGTTTGGGATCTCTCGCTCTAAGTGAATGAACTGGGAAAGCACTGTATTACAACTTGGATGAACAGGCTCTCTCCTCGCGCCCCGGGACATGTTTTAGCGGTGTTGGGTAGGGAATTATTTTATCATATAATTAGGTGGCAAAACACCTCGTCCCCACCATGAAGCGCTCAAGAGGTACAGTAGCGACGCCATCTTTCCAGTCCTCTCCAAGGGCTGCGCGGCAGAGCGAGTGGCTGCGGAGCGCTCTGGCCCACCATCACTGCCCCGACCCCGGCGTGGAGAACGAAATAGTGGTCCTGGCCACGGGGATTGACCAGTACCTCCAGGAGGTGTTTCACCACTTAGTTTACCCCAAACAAGACGACGTGGTCTCGGCAGAGGATTTCACTGTGCTTTGCTCAGTGCTGGGGCTTACCGGAGAGGAAAGTGAGacaagggatggagagaaggaagaggagggagatgatGAGGAGGGACAAGGTATTTGCTCGGGGCTCCCTCGCGAGCTGGCCTTTAGGGACTTCCATTCGCGGCTATGCGGTTATTTCCGCGTCCGAGAGCGCGATGCAACTGGGGTCATGCGCCTCCCAGTTACAGAGGAGACCAAGCACATTGAGCGCGAGATCCGGCTTCGGTGGCCGCGGGTCAGGCGACGGAAATGTGTCAGTTTCGACCTCACAAGAGAACAAACCGGGAGGAGGCCCGCGCCCAAAGCGCACACACGTGAAACGGGTTCATCAGAACTACATCATAAAACAGGTAAGCAATTGGCTATAGCATATGAACTGGACTCTAAAATGTCTGAACTGTTATGGTTGCAGGTTCAAACTGCTGTGCTCCAGCTGCCCTCACCCCTCAATTGCTACACTGTCTGCTGAGCTCACTCATTAGGAAGGATTCCTCATGTGTTATCTCCAATTGAGGATACTAACACCATTCCTTATGGACAATCCTCATCTCTCCCACCTCTAGGCCAGACAGAAACCGAGTGTGTGGCTCTGAGGGAGCTGGTTGAGGACCTGCGCTCTGCTCTACAGGGCAGCGATGCTCGCTGCCTGGCTCTGGAAGTTGCATTACAACGACAGAGGGGCCCAGCCAGGCTTACCATGCACCACTCCAATGTAGCGActtcaaacacacatacaccctcaAACATACCAATTCCAAATGCCCAGGGACGCAAGAGGGGTGCACCTAACCCCCCAAAAGAAGGGATCCCAAATCCCCAGGGCCGAGGGTGCGGGGTGGGGGAAGAGAGGGTAGCAGGGAGACGGGGCTCCAAAGACCCTATCCTCAGGGAGCTGCAGCTGATTCGCTCCTCACGTGACGGACAGCTGGAGGAGGCAATCAGGTTCAACCAGCGGCTGGAGGAGGAGCTTGGCTGGGCATATGGTGAGGCTCGCAGGCTGGAGGGGGTGGAGTCTCGCCTACGGCAGGAGAATGCTGAGATCAGGTTGGTTTTGGTTGACTGAGTTGTttgttgattggttgattgattaatGGAATGGCTGGTTGATTGGTttgttgactgactgattgattgattgtttgattgACAGGCGGAGAACAGAAGAGGCGAGGGAGGCTCTCAGAGAGGGTCTCAAGAAGGTGAGACTGATCCAGAAACAGGCTCAGAACGTCCCTCAGCTCCAGAGCAGAGTCACACAGCTGGAAACAGACATTCAAGAGTACAGGTAGATTATACAACACCCCCGTCCCCAAGTCTAGGCCTGGAGGTCCACCACACTGGCACATAGGGGGCTGAATAAATGGGATTATGTTTGGTTAATATTGAACTCTATATCACCAACAGCAACAACATAGCAACAACCCAGCACAtgttctgtcctctacactgCTGATACAGTATATTAACCACATAAACGGTATTATTAATTGAGGACACATTTATGACTGTTGAAATGTAAGGTAGTCATTAGTGGGGTAAGTCATTGGCCCTGCCTCTCGCTGGTAGTGGTATCTGCAATGGTTTAACAGCTTGGCTGACAGTGAAGCTGTAATGCTCTCACCACAAAACATAAGAGACCTTTACTACTGTAGTGTACACACTCAccagcaacacacacatacatgaacgTGCAAAAACATAGTgactgtcgtgaagagggcacgacaaagcctgtttcccctcaggaaactaaaaagggtcctgagatcctcaaaaggttctacagctgcaacgttgagagcatcctgactggttgcatcactgcctggtacggcaattgctcggcctccgaccgcaaggcactacagagggtagtgcatacggccagtacatcactggggctaagctgcctgccatccaggacctctacaccaggcggtgtcagaggaaggccctgaaaattgtcaaatgccccagccaccccagtcatagactgttctctctacacggtaccggagtgccaagtctaggacaaaaaggcttctcaacagtttttacccccaagccataagactcctgaacaggtaaccaaatggttacccggactatttgcattgtgtgccccccccaaccactcttttacgctgctgctactctctgtttatcatatatgcatagtcactttaaccatatctacatgtacatactacctcaatcagactgactaaccggtgtctgtgtatagcctcgctactgttattttcaaatgtcttttcactgttgttttatcaaatcaaatcaaatttatttatatagcccttcgtacatcagctgatatctcaaagtgctgtacagaaacccagcctaaaaccccaaacagcaagcaatgcaggtgtagaagcacggtggctaggaaaaactccctagaaaggccaatacctaggaagaaacctagagaggaaccaggctatgtggggtggccagtcctcttctggctgtgccgggtggagattataacagaacatggccaagatgttcaacgcacacttagattcacacaggacaccgaataggacaggagaagtactccagatataacaaactgaccccagccccccgacacataaactactgcagcataaatactggaggctgagacaggaggggtcaggagacactgtggccccatccgaggacacccccggacagggccaaacaggaaggatataaccccacccactttgccaaagcacagcccccacaccactagagggatatcttcaaccaccaacttaccatttatttctttacttacctacacacacacacaccttttttctttcgcactattggttagagcctgtaagtaagcatttcactgtaaggtctacacctgttgtattctgtgcatgtgacaaataaactttgatttgatttgactcataCTGTGCCTAACCTTTGACCTCTCAGATCACAGTGCACCTGCAGAGGAAGCCACGCCTCACCGCCTCGAGAGCCCATGGACGACACCTGCCTCCAGCGAGCGGTGGAGGGGAGAGCTGCCTCCgacgaggaagaggaagagagggagaggaaggaggagagggaggaaggacagtGCTGCCTTTTGGAGGTGAAAAGGCTCATCAACAGACTGCACAACTGTGGTAAAGGGTgagtgcaacacacacacacacacacacacacacacacacacacacacacacacacacctgtagctgactctcttcttctctccaggtGTCAGAATACAACAGCCCACCACTTGCTACTCTCCCAGAACCTCCTCCTTGACAACCAGAACAATCTCCATGGCAATGACCTCCTCATGATCCCCAGGGGGTGgggccgcagaggtcacacttatcaggaggagagggagactcagttagagaaggtgagagagaactAGAGGGGTTCTTAGGGCCAATTCTATTTTTATTTAGCTCCCtccaaagagagaaaaaaagtaagACTTGGAATTGATCCTGGAACATATAGAGAACTAGTGGCCAGTGGGAGGCAGTTATAGATACATTTCCTTGTTTACCATATCTGATGTATGCAGCAGATGGTGTCTGTGAGAGTACTTTAGATACAACTAATACTGTTTTAGCTCTATTCAAGCAGACTAATGGAAGCCTGTCTGGCACAGCTCACTATCCATTTTGTTATtgtgtatatattattatttcttCATTGACTGACTTgtgctttttctttctctctctcaattcaattccattcaatttgctttatttgCATGATGTCAAAATGTACATATactgccaaagcttactttggagatttacaatattaccattctctcgctctcgctctctctctcccgcgcACGTGCACTGTCAGAGgcatgaggaggtggaggggttGAGGTTGGAGGTTCAGATGGTGGAGACCGAGAGGGTACGTCTGTCACTCTTGGAGGAGAAACtgacagacacactaacactgCTACTGCAGCTACGCATCAAggtacacatatactgtatacacaagCAAGAACAGTAAACACACAGGTCCTCGGAACATTCTGATTGTTTGTTATACCAGCCCTTCTAGTTTTGTAGTGCCacctagtggtatagtgtgtgtaAAGACCTGTGTATGAGTCGAGCCTTTCCCACCCTGAcatttctctctcatcctctctgggCAGGGTGTCTCTCATAGGTCTCTGGGGAAAATGCTGATGGACACTCTGGATGTCTGCAGAAAGAGTGGACATAGCCCATCCCATGTGCTGCAGGTGGTCAATTCCTTCTGTGCCCAGCTTTCGTCCAATGAGCTGCTGCGAGATGAGATAGGAGTGGGAGGGGAAGGTGGCGGGGTAGGTGGAGAGGCACGAGTATCTGTGTCTACAAGCCAGAGACCCTCAAGCACCGCCAACCCCCCTGCTCATCTCCTGTTTGGGCAACACACAAACCTCTCTTCTCACCAAACTCCCCAACTCTCCTCCATAAACAGTACATAAATGGTTTACAGCTACAGTACACTCCTAAACCTCCTTCTGATTATGCTACAATACCACTTCCTAATTGTATACCGCGTCAGTACACTCCTAAACCGCGTCAGTACACTCCTAAACCTCCTTCTGATTATGCTACAATACCACTTCCTAATTGTATACCGCGTCAGTACACTCCTAAACCGCGTCAGTACACTCCTAAACCTCCTTCTGATTATGCTACAATACCACTTCCTAATTGTATACCGCGTCCTCTTATAAAGGGAAAGGTAAAGGGGGGTACCTCGTCAGTTGTCCAACGggatgcattcaactgaaatgtttcttccacatttaacccaacccctctgaatcagagaggtgcggggggctgctttaaacgacatccacgtcttcggcataTACCACTTCCTCAGGAGTAGGCCTAGCTATGACTGTGTATATGAGAGGAAGATACTACAGGTTCATCTCTGTTGCTCTGCGGCTATAACAGTCTCTGTCTGTGTACTGCTATATGTACACAGCAGATTTAGCCTTTCACCTCTGTATATCTATTCTGTTGTGTTTGTTACTAACATGGCACTTATGACACAATCATGATTATTTATGCAAATGTATATATTCATATTTATACTAATGGGACAAGTTTGATTAGCTATGTATTATGTTTTTGTCTTTCTGTGtcatttgacatgttttgttAGTTTAGTTTAAAGCTTTGTAGAGGAGCACACTAGTGTGATGACTGTGTATGTATGTCTTCTGATTGTACCTTAGATACACTGCTTACTCTACATCAGGTACAGTACTTTATACTCTATTCATTATTTATCAAATCTCTCATTGAGATGACACATCTTTTCACATGAGGGACCCGGGAGACCTGATTTATAAACATGTAACATTCTAATTATTGCAGTTATTGTAGAGGACAATTAATACATTAATTAATAAAACCTCATAAAATGTGCATATAGTAGTATACTATGTGTTTTTCTTCTCTATACAAATGCATATCTACTGTGGTTGATTATAGGGACTCACAACAGGTGTCTTCACAACATTCAGCTGCTACATTGTACTTAGTGCTCAATGTGAGCTCAGAGCTCAGACATTTCTATCTCTCATATGACTGTGAGAACCAGGACtcagggtgtatgtgtgtgtctttgtttgtgAAACAGCTGAAAGCACCAAACATGAGTGTCAGCGAAAGAGAGGTATAAAGCTACTCTGACCTTTGCATGATATCTGAGCAAGGCCACCCATTGCCCCATATCCATGATACATTGTATCCTCAGAAAGGCATAACcgcacctgacacacacacacacacacacatacttgacGTCCAGCTCTTAGGTTCTCTTAATTCAGGTATAGCCCCCccatacaatcacacacagagTGACTCACAGAAGACTACAGCAATACAGAAGAGTGGTACAAAATAATATAGTCCTTTATTTCCAGCAATTTATAAAGTCCTGCAGATTGTGAACCCCACTACATTTACAGGGTTACAAAGGGGGACAGCACACAGTTGCAAATaaagtgtatgcgtgtgtgtttgtgtgtgtaaccaATATATCTGTATGGACATTTTGtgctagtagtgtgtgtgtgtgtgtgtgtgtgtgtctgggaggtGAGGGTTGAGGAATGTGGTTATAGAGAAATGATCCATCTGTTATACCTCTGTGTTGTCTGACCACTAGTCTGTTCTAGTCAGAGCCTTCTGTTTACAATATCCATCTATTCATGTATGTTCTCAATTGAAGGTTCTGGCCTTAGTGATTCCCAAACACTGCAGCCATTGCAACCATGCAGCCTCTCTCATAGACTATTTATTCATTCATTACATTACAACATCAAATCAAGGTATGTCAGTTATTAATAAAAGCTAATTAGAGAGATTCTACTCTGTGGTGAGCCTAGCTCCTGATTGGTTAAGGCCTTCTATGTTTGGGTCCCTGCCCGAGGGCAGGGGATGTAAGGTGTGTGAGGTTCATCAGATATTAGGCACCCACACTGTTGTTTGTTAGCCTAGGCGCTAATCTACCGCGGCAGCGCTGAAGCTCTACTGGCTGGATACAACCCAAAAAAGgatgaacaaaaaaataaaatgagaAACAATTACAAAAACAGCGACAGAACCAAGACAaaattaaatgaaaaataaacaccTTATTTATAGAATAAATATAGTATATACAATTTGCTTTGTGTGCATCTAAAAATAAATAGACAAAGCATTCCTTCCCCTGAAGAAGACTTCACAACCTCTTATCTGTACTGGGGCAGAACGCTGGCACAGGTTCAGTAAGACAGCAGAGAGAACCCAGGTTCTAGATCCAGGGTTCCACCTCAAGAATACAGAGGACAGGTTTTAGAATAGAATTTTGGATACAGGCTCTAGAATCCAGAAGGTATGTAATTCTATCATGGACACAGATTCTAGaatcaataaaatacaaattctAGAATCTAGAAAACACAGGTTCTACATTAGAATCTTGGATACAGGTTCTATAATCTAGATGAAGCTAATAGTGAACAGCCTCTATCACTATCAGCACTGTCTCATATTCACTCATATGACAATGTTGCCCtctggtgcctgtgtgtgtatattacaGTACTTTCCAACAGTGACACTAAACCCCACTGGGGCTCTCAATCATAAACATGACATAATCATTCTCTAACACATAAGATCACAGAAGGATTAAGAAAAATTATGAACTTAAAGAATACATCTAATAACGGACACAACTTCCACTTTGTAAATTGTGTCAAACCTAAGAAGGATACATTATCTTTTAAAGAGAAGGACACTTAACTCATAATGCACACGTTTTGCATATTCATGTTATGTGCCCTGCACATGCACTCTGCTGGCCCCTTAAAACAACATATAAATTGAACACCAGACAACAAAGCATCAGATGATAACACATGCATTTCACCATCAAGCTGGGCTCTGCTGCTTACGAGAATTAGAGTGTCTATACTGACAGTATGTAAATGTGGGTAGGATAGGAGGCCATTTTGAAGCATGGCGTCTGTGGCAGATATTGTAGGTCAGCTGCACAGTGTGTATGTACAATGCACAACAGACATTAAGGAAGTGTGGTAGTCAGCATGGACAGGCCTTGAGTTGCTTCAACTCAAGAAGATCGCTGATGTTGTTTGTACCATTTGAGAAAGCTTGAGAGAACGAGAAACAGAAAGAGCGAGCGAGATGTTTGCATGATATTCCTAAGCAGGCAATATTGGTTTGACAATTCCTCCCTCAACATCCTGTCTTTCCTCACTAACTAATGAAGCCCATTAAAGCCTTCTAATCAGAACACACCAAACAGGTCTTGTCACTACAGCATTAGGCAGCAGCGTGATCAAGTGGATAACTTTCCCCACCCCTTAACATATGCTCCATATGCTCCATAAGTCCTTGCACTAGATAGAGGCCATTCCAGGTGACATCCTGTCTCAATAAGCGCTCTGTCCCTACCCTCTCTGACCCCCCTCTGGCCTCCCAGTAAAGCCACTCTAACCTCAGTGAGATaagctgttttgtgtgtgtgtgtaaccaacAGGCTGCCA from Oncorhynchus kisutch isolate 150728-3 linkage group LG5, Okis_V2, whole genome shotgun sequence harbors:
- the si:ch211-112f3.4 gene encoding EF-hand and coiled-coil domain-containing protein 1, encoding MKRSRGTVATPSFQSSPRAARQSEWLRSALAHHHCPDPGVENEIVVLATGIDQYLQEVFHHLVYPKQDDVVSAEDFTVLCSVLGLTGEESETRDGEKEEEGDDEEGQGICSGLPRELAFRDFHSRLCGYFRVRERDATGVMRLPVTEETKHIEREIRLRWPRVRRRKCVSFDLTREQTGRRPAPKAHTRETGSSELHHKTGQTETECVALRELVEDLRSALQGSDARCLALEVALQRQRGPARLTMHHSNVATSNTHTPSNIPIPNAQGRKRGAPNPPKEGIPNPQGRGCGVGEERVAGRRGSKDPILRELQLIRSSRDGQLEEAIRFNQRLEEELGWAYGEARRLEGVESRLRQENAEIRRRTEEAREALREGLKKVRLIQKQAQNVPQLQSRVTQLETDIQEYRSQCTCRGSHASPPREPMDDTCLQRAVEGRAASDEEEEERERKEEREEGQCCLLEVKRLINRLHNCGKGCQNTTAHHLLLSQNLLLDNQNNLHGNDLLMIPRGWGRRGHTYQEERETQLEKRHEEVEGLRLEVQMVETERVRLSLLEEKLTDTLTLLLQLRIKGVSHRSLGKMLMDTLDVCRKSGHSPSHVLQVVNSFCAQLSSNELLRDEIGVGGEGGGVGGEARVSVSTSQRPSSTANPPAHLLFGQHTNLSSHQTPQLSSINST